The Urbifossiella limnaea genome has a window encoding:
- a CDS encoding thymidine phosphorylase: protein MRAVDIIRAKRDGGELTPAQIDSFVAGATRGHGWSDYQLSALLMAVFFRGMSPAEAAHLTSAMTNSGRRYDLSDLPGPKVDKHSTGGVGDKTSLILGPLAAACGVVVPMMSGRGLGHTGGTLDKLESIPGFRVNLREDEFRAALKAVGLGMIGQTADVAPADKKLYALRDVTGTVESVPLITASILSKKLAEGISGLVMDVKAGRGAFMKTHVDAKVLAESLVRVGTANGLKVRAVLTAMDAPLGRYVGNSLEVAESVETLKGNGPADLTELSVLLAARMVELAGIADAEAKVRAALASGAGVDVFRRCIEQQGGDPRVTDDYSRLPTAPHTTQVRAPRRGYVVAMDAEKVGVATMVLGAGRRRAEDAVDHAVGVIVRAAVGEQVKAGDTVFEVHYRDAATLAAALPLLTESLALGDTPPAAQPLVLEEIG from the coding sequence ATGCGGGCCGTGGACATCATCCGCGCCAAGCGCGACGGCGGCGAACTCACCCCCGCCCAGATCGACAGCTTCGTCGCCGGCGCCACCCGCGGCCACGGTTGGTCCGACTACCAGCTGTCGGCGCTGCTCATGGCCGTGTTCTTCCGCGGCATGTCGCCCGCCGAGGCGGCCCACCTCACGTCGGCGATGACGAACTCGGGCCGCCGCTACGACCTGTCCGACCTGCCCGGCCCGAAGGTGGACAAGCACAGCACCGGCGGCGTCGGCGACAAGACCTCGCTGATTCTCGGCCCGCTCGCGGCGGCGTGCGGCGTGGTGGTGCCGATGATGTCCGGCCGCGGGCTCGGCCACACCGGCGGCACCCTCGACAAGCTCGAAAGCATCCCCGGCTTCCGCGTCAACCTCCGCGAGGACGAGTTCCGCGCGGCGCTGAAGGCCGTCGGCCTCGGCATGATCGGCCAGACCGCGGACGTGGCACCCGCCGACAAGAAGCTCTACGCACTCCGCGACGTGACCGGAACGGTCGAGAGCGTGCCGCTCATCACGGCGTCGATCCTGAGCAAGAAGCTGGCAGAAGGTATCTCCGGGCTGGTGATGGACGTGAAGGCCGGCCGCGGGGCGTTCATGAAGACGCACGTGGACGCGAAGGTGCTGGCCGAGTCGCTGGTGCGGGTGGGCACGGCGAACGGGTTGAAGGTGCGGGCGGTGCTGACGGCGATGGACGCCCCACTCGGCCGGTACGTCGGCAACTCGCTGGAGGTGGCCGAGTCGGTAGAGACGCTGAAGGGGAACGGCCCCGCCGACCTGACAGAGCTGTCGGTGCTGCTCGCGGCCCGGATGGTGGAGTTGGCCGGCATCGCCGACGCGGAGGCGAAGGTGCGGGCGGCGCTGGCGTCCGGCGCGGGCGTGGACGTCTTCCGCCGGTGTATCGAGCAGCAGGGCGGCGACCCGCGCGTGACCGACGATTATTCGCGCCTGCCGACGGCGCCGCACACGACGCAGGTGCGGGCGCCGCGCCGCGGGTACGTCGTGGCCATGGACGCCGAGAAGGTGGGCGTGGCGACGATGGTGCTCGGCGCCGGCCGCCGCCGCGCGGAGGACGCCGTGGACCACGCCGTCGGCGTGATCGTGCGGGCGGCCGTGGGCGAACAGGTGAAGGCGGGCGATACGGTGTTCGAGGTCCACTACCGCGACGCCGCCACGCTCGCCGCCGCGCTGCCGCTGCTGACGGAGTCGCTCGCGCTCGGCGACACGCCGCCGGCCGCGCAGCCGCTGGTGCTGGAGGAGATCGGTTGA
- a CDS encoding CobW family GTP-binding protein: MTVPTNLITGFLGVGKTTAVLDLLARKAAGSRWAVLVNEYGEVGVDGALIDGAAPAGVTVREVGGGCVCCASAPYLGVALHFLLIDAKPDRLLIETTGLGHPARLIDTLRASYRGRLDVRATLGLIDPADFAQPAMRANPIFREQVELADVLVLNKLDAAGPALVAEFQAWANDLDPPKLLVAATERGRIDEAWLDLEADRAPPSRPRQGSEPQAARTAPTPDGAGSGVPHARGWTFPPDVVFDRDRVVALLAAPGLVRAKGVFRTPYEWYAVNRARTSAPTVTPTAYRRDSRVEAFADAPDWAAFERELRAAILPPR; this comes from the coding sequence GCCCGCAAGGCGGCCGGGTCGCGGTGGGCGGTGCTCGTCAACGAGTACGGCGAGGTCGGCGTCGACGGCGCACTCATCGACGGCGCCGCCCCCGCCGGCGTGACGGTGCGCGAGGTCGGCGGCGGCTGCGTCTGCTGTGCGTCGGCCCCGTACCTCGGCGTCGCGCTCCACTTCCTGCTGATCGACGCGAAGCCCGACCGCTTGCTGATCGAGACGACCGGTCTCGGCCACCCCGCGCGGCTGATCGACACCCTGCGCGCGAGCTACCGCGGTCGGCTCGACGTGCGCGCGACGCTGGGGCTGATCGACCCCGCCGACTTCGCGCAGCCGGCGATGCGGGCCAACCCCATCTTCCGCGAGCAGGTGGAACTGGCGGACGTTCTGGTGCTGAACAAGCTCGACGCGGCCGGGCCTGCGCTGGTGGCCGAGTTCCAGGCGTGGGCGAACGACTTGGACCCGCCGAAGCTGCTGGTCGCGGCGACGGAGCGCGGGCGGATCGACGAGGCGTGGCTCGACCTGGAAGCGGACCGCGCCCCACCGAGCCGGCCCCGTCAGGGGTCGGAGCCTCAAGCGGCGCGGACGGCTCCGACCCCTGACGGGGCCGGCTCGGGCGTGCCGCACGCCCGCGGGTGGACCTTCCCGCCCGACGTCGTCTTCGACCGCGACCGCGTCGTCGCGCTGCTCGCGGCGCCGGGCCTGGTCCGCGCCAAGGGTGTGTTCCGCACCCCGTACGAGTGGTACGCCGTCAACCGCGCCCGCACGTCGGCCCCGACCGTGACGCCGACCGCCTACCGCCGCGACAGCCGCGTCGAGGCGTTCGCCGACGCCCCCGACTGGGCCGCGTTCGAGCGCGAGCTGCGCGCCGCCATCCTGCCGCCGAGGTGA